The Candidatus Pantoea soli genome window below encodes:
- a CDS encoding multidrug effflux MFS transporter yields the protein MTPVHSNRLVYAITLGLLAALGPLCIDLYLPALPTLARDLHTETATAQLSLTAGLLGLGAGQLLFGPMSDKYGRIRPLLLSLAMLFIASLGCALAKDMHTLLAARLFEGLAGAGGAVLSRAIARDMYSGHELTRFFALLMLVNGLAPIGAPVLGGVLMTVMNWRGIFVVLGVIALLLIFLARWKLHETLPAERRSQGSLFSAWGALGQVITYRPFMGFCLTQGFMMSGMFAYIGASPFVLQQIYGLSPQAFSFCFAANGFGLILASQTSARLCPLWGEYRVLKGGLTLAFIASGSLLLAGITGAALPLVLVALFFTIASNGVIATTASSLAMQSQGHRAGSASAVIGVTMFSLGAISVPVTGLGGTSVISMTATIFGCFMLAILMFLLLAQKPKGA from the coding sequence ATGACACCTGTACATTCAAACCGCCTGGTTTACGCCATTACGCTCGGCCTGCTGGCCGCGCTCGGGCCACTCTGTATCGACCTCTACCTGCCCGCCCTGCCCACGCTGGCGCGCGATCTGCACACTGAAACCGCCACGGCACAGCTGAGCCTCACCGCCGGTCTGCTTGGACTGGGTGCCGGCCAGTTACTGTTCGGGCCGATGAGTGACAAATACGGCCGCATCCGCCCGCTGCTGCTCTCGCTGGCAATGCTGTTTATCGCCTCACTGGGCTGTGCGCTGGCGAAAGATATGCACACCCTGCTGGCGGCGCGTCTGTTTGAAGGACTGGCCGGCGCAGGCGGTGCGGTGCTGTCCCGCGCCATCGCACGCGACATGTACAGCGGCCACGAACTGACGCGCTTCTTCGCCCTGCTGATGCTGGTTAACGGTCTGGCACCGATTGGTGCGCCGGTGCTGGGAGGCGTACTGATGACCGTTATGAACTGGCGCGGTATTTTTGTGGTGCTGGGCGTGATTGCTCTGCTGCTGATTTTTCTGGCGCGCTGGAAACTGCACGAAACCTTGCCGGCGGAACGGCGCAGCCAGGGTTCGCTGTTCTCTGCCTGGGGCGCGCTGGGCCAGGTCATCACCTATCGCCCGTTTATGGGCTTCTGTCTGACGCAGGGCTTTATGATGTCGGGCATGTTCGCCTATATCGGCGCCTCGCCCTTTGTGCTGCAGCAGATTTACGGCCTGTCGCCACAGGCATTCAGCTTCTGTTTTGCCGCCAATGGCTTTGGCCTGATTCTGGCTTCGCAAACCAGCGCGCGCCTCTGTCCGCTGTGGGGGGAATATCGCGTGCTGAAAGGCGGGCTGACGCTGGCGTTTATCGCCTCCGGCAGTCTGCTGCTGGCGGGCATAACCGGGGCCGCGCTGCCGCTGGTGCTGGTGGCGCTGTTCTTTACCATTGCCAGCAATGGCGTGATTGCTACCACGGCGTCTTCCCTGGCAATGCAGAGCCAGGGACATCGCGCCGGCAGCGCCTCAGCGGTAATTGGCGTGACCATGTTCTCGCTCGGTGCCATTAGCGTGCCGGTCACCGGGCTGGGCGGCACCTCCGTCATCAGCATGACCGCCACCATTTTTGGCTGCTTTATGCTGGCGATCCTGATGTTTCTGCTGCTGGCACAGAAACCCAAAGGTGCCTGA
- the kduD gene encoding 2-dehydro-3-deoxy-D-gluconate 5-dehydrogenase KduD, giving the protein MLNAFNLEGKIALITGCNTGLGQGMALGLAQAGCDIIGVNRAGPGDTAEQVAAQGRRFWSIQADLTQPAIVPQVVEQAIRLAGRLDILINNAGIIRRADALTFSEQDWDAVMNINSKSVFFLSQQVARQFIAQGNGGKIINIASMLSFQGGIRVPSYTASKSAVLGLTRLMANEWAPYGINVNAIAPGYMATNNTTALRNDAARQQEILSRIPAGRWGQPEDMMGPVVFLASRASDYVNGYTLAVDGGWLAR; this is encoded by the coding sequence ATGCTTAACGCGTTTAATCTGGAAGGTAAAATTGCCCTGATTACCGGCTGCAACACCGGCCTGGGTCAGGGCATGGCGCTCGGCCTGGCGCAGGCAGGCTGCGACATTATTGGCGTTAACCGCGCCGGCCCGGGTGATACCGCGGAACAGGTCGCTGCACAGGGGCGGCGTTTCTGGTCAATTCAGGCCGATCTGACGCAGCCCGCTATCGTCCCGCAGGTGGTGGAACAGGCAATAAGGCTCGCCGGACGCCTTGATATCCTGATCAACAACGCCGGGATTATCCGGCGCGCGGACGCCCTGACCTTCAGTGAACAGGACTGGGATGCGGTAATGAACATCAATAGCAAAAGTGTCTTTTTCCTGTCGCAACAGGTGGCGCGTCAGTTCATTGCGCAGGGCAACGGCGGGAAAATTATCAATATCGCGTCCATGCTCTCTTTTCAGGGGGGGATTCGCGTGCCCTCCTATACGGCCTCAAAAAGCGCCGTGCTCGGCCTGACCCGGCTGATGGCCAACGAATGGGCACCTTATGGCATTAACGTGAATGCCATTGCACCGGGCTACATGGCTACCAATAACACCACGGCGCTGCGCAACGACGCGGCGCGTCAGCAGGAAATTCTGAGCCGCATCCCCGCCGGACGCTGGGGTCAGCCAGAGGATATGATGGGGCCGGTTGTTTTTCTGGCTTCGCGCGCGTCCGACTATGTCAACGGCTATACGCTGGCGGTGGATGGCGGCTGGCTGGCACGGTAG
- a CDS encoding metal-dependent hydrolase, with amino-acid sequence MTAEGHIIFAIASAIFAKRAELTPVMAAADWWHLVPATLLTCLLPDIDHPKSLLGQRLRWLSHPIARAFGHRGFTHSLLAVALGLWLFQINVPADGFLPADVLQGLTLGYLSHIVADMLTPAGVPLLWPCRWRFRLPLLSSQKGNQLERALCLALVGYALWFPPGMPSFGANGWPEQLFNTLQNGVGRLITLHNGQ; translated from the coding sequence ATGACGGCCGAAGGCCACATCATTTTTGCCATCGCCAGTGCGATTTTTGCTAAACGTGCTGAACTGACACCGGTTATGGCAGCGGCCGACTGGTGGCATCTGGTGCCCGCGACGCTGCTGACCTGTCTGCTGCCGGATATTGATCATCCGAAATCCCTGCTGGGCCAGCGTCTGCGCTGGCTGTCACACCCTATCGCCCGGGCGTTTGGCCATCGCGGATTTACGCATAGCCTGCTGGCGGTGGCGCTCGGGTTATGGCTGTTTCAGATTAACGTGCCCGCCGACGGTTTCCTGCCAGCCGATGTCCTGCAGGGCCTGACGCTGGGCTACCTGAGCCACATCGTCGCCGATATGCTGACCCCGGCCGGTGTGCCGCTGCTGTGGCCGTGCCGCTGGCGCTTCCGCCTGCCGCTGCTGAGCAGTCAGAAGGGTAACCAGCTGGAGCGGGCACTGTGCCTCGCGCTGGTCGGCTACGCCCTGTGGTTCCCGCCTGGCATGCCCTCTTTTGGTGCTAACGGCTGGCCTGAGCAGCTGTTCAATACCCTGCAAAATGGCGTCGGCCGGCTGATTACTCTCCATAACGGTCAATAA
- a CDS encoding YniB family protein codes for MTYQQAGRIAILKRVAGWVIFIPALLSTLISILGFMFKHSEKQPGIDAVMLDFVHVMVDMVKFNTPFLNFFWQNSPVPEFSGSANLGFWFIYILIFVGMALQASGARMWRQSRHVKEGIEDQMILEQAKGSEGRSRTQLEEKIRVPHHTILLQIFPLYVLPVIIAVAGYFVLKLLGMI; via the coding sequence ATGACGTATCAACAGGCTGGCCGCATCGCCATCCTCAAGCGCGTGGCTGGCTGGGTTATTTTTATTCCGGCACTGCTGTCCACACTGATTTCCATCCTTGGCTTCATGTTTAAGCACAGCGAAAAACAACCTGGCATTGATGCGGTGATGCTCGACTTTGTGCACGTCATGGTCGATATGGTGAAATTTAATACCCCGTTTTTGAATTTTTTCTGGCAAAACTCACCGGTACCGGAGTTCAGCGGCAGTGCGAACCTGGGCTTCTGGTTTATCTATATTCTGATTTTTGTTGGCATGGCGCTGCAGGCGTCCGGCGCGCGCATGTGGCGCCAGTCACGCCATGTGAAAGAGGGCATTGAAGATCAGATGATCCTTGAACAGGCGAAAGGCAGTGAAGGGCGCTCGCGCACCCAGCTGGAAGAGAAAATCCGCGTACCGCATCACACCATCCTGCTGCAGATTTTCCCGCTCTATGTTCTGCCGGTGATTATCGCCGTGGCGGGCTATTTCGTACTGAAGCTACTCGGCATGATCTGA
- the osmE gene encoding osmotically-inducible lipoprotein OsmE, producing the protein MKKVLGCIAAALTLAALSGCTTYDRAESYVTKPVVKDVKKGMTREQVRQIAGPASTEITMVHARGTCQTYVIGERDGKQQTYFVSYNDTGRVMNYGFQSCKDYDTDPQAGQ; encoded by the coding sequence ATGAAAAAAGTGCTGGGATGTATCGCTGCTGCGCTGACGCTGGCAGCTCTGTCTGGTTGTACAACTTACGATCGTGCGGAAAGCTACGTGACTAAGCCAGTGGTGAAGGACGTGAAAAAAGGTATGACCCGTGAACAGGTGCGTCAGATTGCCGGCCCGGCATCCACGGAAATCACCATGGTTCACGCGCGCGGCACCTGCCAGACGTATGTCATCGGCGAGCGTGATGGCAAGCAGCAGACCTATTTTGTGAGCTATAACGACACCGGTCGCGTGATGAACTACGGCTTCCAGAGCTGTAAGGATTACGATACCGATCCGCAGGCCGGCCAGTAA
- a CDS encoding fructosamine kinase family protein: MWSAIHRLLSEYAGEAEITDRRELPGGDVHPAWRIRYGELDVFVKCNTRDMLTLFSWEADQLDLLARTQTVRVPKVYGVGNDRDTSFLLLEYIQPEPLNPHSAFQLGQQLARLHQWSEQPQFGLDFDNNITTTPQPNSWLRRWSVFFAEQRIGWQLQLAAEKGIQYGDMDVIIACVQRSLANHHPQPSLLHGDLWPANCAGSASGPWLFDPACYWGDRECDLAMLSYYTGLPREIYDGYHAVWPLPEGFSQRQPVYQLYYLLNRANVFGGNWTGEAQFAIGQLLNEDMLGHRQARPA, translated from the coding sequence ATGTGGTCAGCCATTCATCGACTGTTAAGCGAGTACGCCGGCGAAGCCGAAATCACCGATCGTCGTGAACTGCCAGGCGGGGACGTTCACCCGGCCTGGCGCATCCGCTATGGCGAGCTGGATGTGTTTGTGAAGTGCAACACGCGCGACATGCTTACCCTGTTCAGCTGGGAAGCTGACCAGCTTGATCTGCTGGCACGGACCCAGACGGTACGGGTGCCCAAAGTCTATGGCGTCGGGAACGACCGCGACACCAGCTTTCTGCTGCTTGAGTATATTCAGCCGGAACCGCTGAATCCGCACAGCGCCTTTCAGCTTGGCCAGCAGCTCGCCCGGCTGCACCAGTGGAGCGAGCAGCCGCAGTTTGGCCTGGACTTCGATAACAACATCACCACCACGCCGCAACCCAACAGCTGGCTGCGCCGCTGGTCGGTTTTTTTTGCCGAGCAGCGTATTGGCTGGCAGCTGCAGCTGGCGGCGGAAAAAGGTATCCAGTACGGCGATATGGATGTGATTATTGCCTGTGTACAGCGCAGCCTGGCAAACCACCATCCGCAACCCTCGTTATTACATGGCGATCTCTGGCCGGCTAACTGTGCCGGCAGCGCCAGCGGCCCCTGGCTGTTTGATCCGGCCTGCTACTGGGGCGATCGCGAATGCGACCTGGCGATGCTGAGTTATTACACCGGATTACCGCGTGAGATTTATGACGGATACCATGCCGTGTGGCCGCTGCCGGAAGGCTTTTCGCAGCGCCAGCCGGTGTACCAGCTTTACTATCTGCTGAACCGCGCAAACGTGTTTGGTGGCAACTGGACCGGCGAAGCGCAGTTCGCCATTGGCCAGTTGCTTAATGAAGATATGCTGGGGCACCGTCAGGCCAGGCCGGCCTGA
- the ghoS gene encoding type V toxin-antitoxin system endoribonuclease antitoxin GhoS yields the protein MSDHTPVSYVVTFRYQEKGLGDLQSLNSAMVNAGYATTLHDADGHAHELGTNSFGIVSALPEQALADQAAGVAEVALHQRPQVAVTKLEAYLKAQA from the coding sequence ATGAGCGATCATACGCCTGTAAGTTACGTTGTCACATTCAGGTATCAGGAAAAAGGGCTGGGCGATCTGCAGTCGCTGAACAGTGCGATGGTGAACGCAGGCTATGCCACCACGCTTCACGATGCAGACGGCCATGCGCATGAACTGGGAACCAACAGTTTTGGTATCGTCAGCGCCCTGCCGGAACAGGCACTGGCGGACCAGGCTGCAGGCGTGGCGGAAGTGGCGCTGCATCAGCGTCCGCAGGTCGCTGTCACTAAGCTGGAAGCCTATCTGAAAGCGCAAGCCTGA
- a CDS encoding L-cystine transporter, translated as MDFPLIINIVAFVALLVVLNRVGNQSWSLSKRVLTGLVLGVVFGLALQTIYGENNPVVKDSISWFNIVGNGYVQLLQMIVMPLVFASILSAVARLHNASSLGKISVLTIGVLLFTTAISALVGVLVTGLFHLSAEGLVQGAQETARLSAIQSNYAGKVADLSTPQLLLSFIPKNPFADLAGANPTSIISVVIFAAFLGVAALQLLKDDKAKGERVLVAIDTLQSWVMKLVRLIMKLTPYGVLALMTKVVAGSNLQDIIKLGGFVVASYLGLAIMFGVHALLLSVNGINPMRFFRKVWPVITFAFTSRSSAASIPLNVETQTRRLGVPESIASFSASFGATIGQNGCAGLYPTMLAVMVAPTVGINPFDPMWIATLVGIVTLSSAGVAGVGGGATFAALIVLPAMGLPVTLVALLISIEPLIDMGRTALNVNGSMTAGSLTSRWLGMTDKQVLESDEHAELAHR; from the coding sequence ATGGATTTTCCTCTGATTATTAATATCGTGGCGTTCGTCGCCCTGCTGGTGGTGCTGAATCGCGTGGGCAACCAGAGCTGGAGCCTGTCAAAGCGCGTGCTCACCGGTCTGGTACTAGGCGTGGTGTTTGGCCTGGCGCTGCAGACGATTTATGGCGAAAACAACCCGGTGGTGAAAGACTCCATCAGCTGGTTCAACATTGTGGGTAACGGTTATGTGCAGCTACTGCAGATGATCGTGATGCCGCTGGTGTTTGCGTCCATACTGAGCGCCGTTGCGCGTCTGCATAATGCCTCTTCGCTGGGTAAAATCAGCGTGCTGACCATCGGCGTGCTGCTGTTTACCACCGCAATTTCGGCGCTGGTCGGGGTGCTGGTGACCGGGCTGTTCCACCTGAGTGCGGAAGGCCTGGTACAGGGCGCACAGGAGACAGCACGTCTCAGCGCTATTCAGAGCAACTATGCCGGTAAAGTGGCTGATCTCAGCACGCCGCAGCTGCTGTTGTCGTTTATCCCGAAAAATCCGTTTGCCGATCTGGCCGGTGCCAATCCGACCTCTATCATCAGCGTGGTGATCTTTGCCGCCTTCCTCGGCGTGGCTGCGCTGCAGCTGCTGAAAGATGACAAAGCCAAAGGCGAGCGCGTACTGGTGGCGATTGATACGCTGCAGTCATGGGTCATGAAGCTGGTGCGTCTGATCATGAAGCTGACGCCGTATGGTGTGCTGGCCCTCATGACCAAAGTGGTTGCCGGTTCCAACCTGCAGGACATTATCAAGCTGGGTGGCTTTGTGGTGGCGTCTTACCTCGGCCTCGCCATTATGTTTGGTGTGCATGCTCTGCTGCTGTCGGTGAACGGCATTAACCCGATGCGCTTCTTCCGCAAAGTGTGGCCGGTGATCACCTTTGCGTTCACCAGCCGCTCCAGCGCCGCCAGCATTCCGCTGAACGTGGAGACGCAGACGCGTCGTCTGGGCGTACCGGAATCCATCGCCAGCTTCTCTGCTTCCTTTGGTGCCACCATCGGTCAAAACGGCTGCGCAGGACTTTATCCGACCATGCTGGCAGTAATGGTTGCGCCGACGGTGGGCATCAATCCCTTTGATCCGATGTGGATTGCCACGCTGGTCGGCATTGTGACTCTCAGCTCTGCCGGCGTCGCGGGCGTGGGCGGCGGTGCGACCTTTGCCGCGCTGATTGTGCTGCCTGCCATGGGTCTGCCGGTCACGCTGGTGGCGCTGCTGATCTCCATCGAACCGCTGATTGATATGGGCCGCACGGCGCTTAACGTGAATGGTTCCATGACCGCCGGTTCCCTGACCAGCCGCTGGCTGGGTATGACCGACAAACAGGTGCTGGAGAGTGACGAGCACGCCGAACTGGCGCACCGTTAA
- a CDS encoding DUF6515 family protein: MKNVIARVLALTLLAPTLVLAHPYGWGPGPGPHWGGPGPHWGGPGPRWGHPGPLRFLPEAATAVLIGGLTYYLLNGSYYQRQGDTYVVVQPPDAPPAGGMRVLDYNGKRYYVQEGHYYQREIGGEYIEVPRPYGL, from the coding sequence ATGAAAAACGTTATCGCCCGGGTGCTGGCGTTAACCCTACTTGCACCCACTCTCGTCCTGGCGCATCCCTATGGCTGGGGCCCCGGTCCGGGCCCACACTGGGGCGGTCCGGGTCCGCACTGGGGTGGACCCGGACCGCGCTGGGGTCATCCTGGCCCGCTGCGTTTCCTGCCGGAAGCCGCCACGGCGGTGCTGATTGGCGGACTCACTTACTACCTGCTTAACGGCAGTTATTATCAGCGTCAGGGGGATACCTATGTGGTGGTGCAGCCGCCGGATGCGCCCCCGGCGGGCGGCATGCGCGTGCTGGATTACAACGGAAAGCGCTACTACGTGCAGGAAGGTCACTACTATCAGCGTGAAATTGGCGGCGAGTACATTGAAGTGCCGCGTCCTTACGGCTTATAA
- the hxpB gene encoding hexitol phosphatase HxpB codes for MSYRRPVLAAIFDMDGLLIDSEPLWDQAELEIFASLQVDISRRHELPDTLGLRIDQTVRMWYEALPWQGPDQAEVTQRIIARALELVEARRPLLPGVEQALQLCQQQGLQIALASASPLAMLERVLEMFNLRHYFTALASAEALPYSKPHPQVYLDAAAKLGVDPLNCVALEDSFNGMIACKAARMRAIVVPAAAHRDDARWSLANVKLDDLTQLQAAHLFN; via the coding sequence ATGTCTTATCGTCGTCCCGTACTGGCCGCTATTTTTGATATGGATGGTTTACTAATTGATTCGGAACCGCTGTGGGATCAGGCTGAACTGGAGATTTTCGCCAGCCTGCAGGTGGATATCAGCCGCCGGCATGAACTGCCGGACACGCTGGGTCTGCGTATCGATCAGACCGTGCGGATGTGGTACGAAGCGCTGCCGTGGCAAGGCCCGGACCAGGCGGAAGTCACGCAGCGCATCATTGCGCGGGCGCTGGAACTGGTGGAAGCGCGCCGTCCGCTGCTGCCGGGCGTGGAACAGGCGCTGCAGCTGTGCCAGCAGCAGGGCCTGCAGATTGCGCTGGCATCGGCTTCACCGCTCGCCATGCTGGAGCGCGTGCTGGAGATGTTCAACCTGCGCCACTATTTTACTGCCCTTGCCTCTGCCGAAGCGCTGCCTTATAGCAAGCCGCATCCGCAGGTCTATCTGGATGCGGCAGCAAAACTGGGCGTTGATCCACTCAACTGCGTGGCGCTGGAAGACTCCTTTAACGGCATGATTGCCTGTAAGGCCGCGCGGATGCGCGCCATTGTGGTTCCGGCAGCCGCACACCGCGACGACGCGCGCTGGTCCCTGGCCAATGTGAAGCTGGACGATTTAACCCAGCTGCAGGCCGCACATCTGTTCAACTAG